Within the Mus caroli chromosome 10, CAROLI_EIJ_v1.1, whole genome shotgun sequence genome, the region CACATGGCAACAAATCCATCCAcactgacaagaaaaaaaaaaaaggaaaaagaaacaacaacaaaaccactaaAGTATCCAAACTACTTtaacttgaaatataaatataattgttCACTCTTTTATAGAAAATTTCCCCCAATGACCTAACCAGGTCAAAGCCTTATGAAAGCATCAGCATTCTCAAAATGATGTCTCCTGGCCTGTATCACTGCTCTCAGAGGAGGTGGGTAATGAGACCCTCTGACAACTCAAGAACTGAGCATCCAAAAGGAGGGCTAAGAACCTGGCTCATCATCGGTGGTGCATTTGCTTAGTGAGGGCAAGGTCCTGGTTGTAGCCGTCAGCACCAGAAAACAGTAAGATTGCTAAAAAGAGAAATTCAAGTGTCTTTCACCTTGCTCTGTGAACCACGATGAACAGACCAGAGTGACGTGCAAGCCCTGTGCCCTCCTGGCTCTTCTTGCCTGGGGAAGGTAGACAGGGCACTGGAGGGAAtcatttcttctgcttctccAACCGGGCCCTTGATTGCTAGGTGAGGCCAAACGCTAAAACTAAGGTACAAACGGCTTAGGCCTATTTTTCAATCTAATTCATTAAAACGGCCCCCTCTTGCTTGGTTCTGAGCTGTCCCAACTTAGGCTTCTGCTCATGTTCATTAGTTCACAAAACAGTGGCAGCAGGAGTCTGGGGGCGTTTCCCTCAACATGGTAATTATGAGACAGTCTTAAGATTGGGATGGCAAAACCTGACACAGGGGAAAACTGTCAGTTTTGCTTTGAATACCAATCCCTCTCAGTAATGActgagaagaggggaagaagctGGTGGAAGCCAGGTTAAGTGCATCTAATGCCAAAACCTCGCCCCCTTTCCCCTAACCCTTCCCTGCACCTCTGAATCCCCAGAACTGGATGGCAAGAGAAAAGGCGAGTGCTAAGGCAGCCAGAAAACAGCAGAAGGCTGACCTGTGTCCAAAAGGCCCAGGGTCAAGTCAGACCATGGGTGAAGAGGGCTTTGGGAAGGGCATCAGAGCCGAAGGTGGGGCACTGGCTTAGTCACATCCTGGAAGAAAGGGTGAGCCAGGGCTGCTTTGGCTGAAATCCGCTTGTTGGGGTCATAGTGCAGCATTTGCTGGAAAGAGAAATATATTCTAACTTCAGTGATGTGGCAGCGAGCCAGAGGGAAAGCAGGTGTACTCTGAAACTTGGGAACCAGTATTCTCCTCACCCAGTTCTCATTTCCCTCCTCCCGAATCTGAACCAACCTACTGATGAAGAGAGGAAGCAAAGGCTAAGGTACTTCTAACAGAGTTCAGGGGCTTAGATTCTCTTCATCCAGAAAAGCTCCTCTCTGGGAAGTGGGAGGGCTCACAGGCATCTATTCTGGGCACTTACCGATAACAAGCTCCGTCCATCTTCATCTAGAGGAGGCACAACTTTGCTAAAATCTTGCCGAGCCCACTTGGGGAAACTTGGCTTATAATCAGGCATAGAAGTAACTCCTGGCCAAACCACCTCATCAGGGGTCCCCAGAGTCCGAAAGATCCTGAAGAGTTGGTCAATCTCAGAATCTCCAGGGAATAGGGCCCTGCGGGTCACCTGgaagtggggaaagaggaaagccAAGACCCACACTGACGTCAGTCCACATTGCCCCTTGTACAAAGGAGGTTCCCATAGGCAGTGAAAGGGCAGCAGGGCCCATGACTCCCCTCCCCAGGGCTTATCATGGGGTCGGTCATACAGAGCTTGAGACAATGAAGTCCCTTATCTGTCTCCTcgcccctccttccttcccccaaccGTGGCTTCATAGATTCCCGAgactgggtggggctgggagggggtGACTGTCTGGGGTGCCCCTGACGCGTAGCAAAGGGATCCCAAGCCACTCACGGGGTGTGGGGCAGACACTGCGGTCATCCCCCCTCCTTGTGATGCAGCCACTTCTAGATAGGAGCACAGCGGGCAGAGACTGTGTCTTCCATTTCTTCTGTGTTCCCCACAGCACTTAGCATGGTGCTGGGTACACACTAGGTgcttaacaaatatttttttgaTGAATTGAGAGAGGAATATGGGCAATTGTAAGGTACTGGTGGATAAATTCACATTCTATATGTATACCTATATCTAGGCTAATGGTCTCCAAGTCCCCAGTTTCAACCCAAAGGACCATAAAAATATTACCCATTGTTGTATTAAATGGGATGGGAGCTCCCATGAGGCTAGGCTTAAGGGATCCTTCAGTCTGAAAAGCCAGAGGTTGAGGGGCAGGGCATGACCAAATCTACAAAACTGATAGGCATGGGTCAGTTGGACCCACTTGCCTTTACTAAATTCCTTGTTTCTAAGAAGAGGTCTATAGGACAAAAGGGGACAAATCAGACCTGCCCAACCCTTGACACTGTGACATGACATTCTCATTCACAATGTTCAAGCTCAAATACCATTAAATCAAATGTTAAAAAACCAAAGctgggcgcacacctttaactcagccgttgggaggcagaggcaggtagatctttcagtttgaggccagcctggtctacgaaataagttccaggacagccagggctacacagagaaaccttgtcttgtaaaaacaaaaacaaaaacaaaaacaaaacaagcaaaccaacccaaaccaatcaaaagcaacaaaacaaaacaaaaccctaccactcataaaacaaaacccactctGTTTTAAATAAGTTTATGACTTTGTGTTGAGACCACGTTCACAGCTATCGTTGGAAGCATGTGGCCTGTAGGCCACCTGTTGTACTAAATGGAATTCATTCTTCCAAATATTTGAGGATTAAGGCTGAAACAGCTGAATGAGTGGAACCAGCAgggtggctcatgcctgtcaAGTCAGTCCCATGGGTGAGATGGTAATGGTGGAAAGTGGAGCCGAAGCAAAGGATCAAGAAtacaaagccagtctgggctacagaatgagactatctcaaaaacagaacaaaaaacaaaatggctGAATGGGTAACAGAATGGATTGAGCTCACTCAGAGGATAAGATATATATACTAGATAACTGTGTTTACGAATATTCCAAAATTGTAGTTGCTATCAGGGCAACCACCTCCATAGTGGTAATACTTGAGAGAACCCTGTGATAAAAGATCCATGATTCCTGGAAAACccttttccagaaaagaaaagagttttgCTCATGGATGTGGGCATGGGTGGGCTGCATAGAACCTGGCAAGCCTCCATACCATTTCAGCAAAGATGCAGCCCAGGCTCCAGATATCCACGGCTGTGGAGTAGTACTTGCAGCCCAGAAGAATTTCAGGTGCTCGGTACCACAGGGTCACCACCTGGGGAACAAGAAGACAACAGGGCTTACAAGGCAGGGAGGGTCACATACCTCAGTTCAACAAAACCCTGCTATCTtccagcttctttttaaaaagggttttattgccaggcagtggtggcacacgcctttcatcccagcacttgggaggcagaggcaggcaggcggatttctgagttcaaggtcagcctggtctacagaatgagttccaggacagccagggctacacagaaaaaccctgcctggaaaaacttaaaaaaaaaaaaaaaaagtgggagggggatttattttttttttattccaataaCGCGCATATATGCATGTCTATGTAGGTGTCCACAACTGTGgagtgccctcagaagccagaagaaagtgtctgatgccctggagctggagttaggggTGATTGCAAACTGCCAGATGTGGGCTCTGGAAACTTaactcaggtcatctgcaagatTATACACTCCTAACTATTAAGCCATCTGTCTATCCAGTAGTGTAATACGAAATCCCCAGATTTGGGACCTTCCTGGAAAATCTGAGATATTTAAACAATACAGCAACCAGTTTTCCTGGCCTAGTATCTAAGTCGAGGCAACCTTGTATGAATTCAGTGCATATCTTAAGACCCTTTGGGTAAAAGTTGGagccatggctcagcagttaagagcacttgttcttgcagagaacccacgttcaattcccagcacccatatgacagctcactacaatctgtaactacagttccagggtatTAGAGTATCAGACACTTTCTTTTGacttctgtgagcaccaggcaggTGTGTggtacagatatacatgcaagcaaaacacttatacacttAACGTAAATAAAGACCCTTGGGTTGTCAGAGATTCCATTTACCAAGGAACTCCTGCCCCAGAACTCTGGTAATTTCTGAATGCTGTTATGAACATCTCCCAAGACtgtaaaagaaaaccataaaggGACTTACCTCATGAGTGTAAGTTCGGACAGGGACTCCAAAGGCTCTTGCTAGTCCAAAGTCTGCCAGCTTGATGGACCCCTCTGCATTGATAAGCAGGTTCTGGGGCTTAAGGTCTCGGTGAAGGACACGGTGAGAATGGCAGAATGCCAGGCCCTGGAGCAGCTGGAACAGATAGCTCtgacaaaggagagagggaggtttGTTTCTCCATCACAATGAGCAGATACGACTTATTCTTTGCCctcaaaattcaataaaattttaactaTGTTAGTTGAGAACTACACTATACATTTTGGGGGAGgttgtttaattctttttttcttttttttttttgagacaggttttctctgtatagccctggctgtcctggaactcactttgtagaccaggctagcctcgaactcagaaatccgcctgcctctgcctcccgagtgctgggatcaaaggcgtgggccaccacgcccggctgtttaattctttagttacattttatttctttatttagagGGGGCAGGGGCATGCCGCAgcgcatgtgtggaagtcagaggacaacttgcagaagttccGTTTTCTTCTTGTGTGGGACCTGGGGATGGAgttcaggccatcaggcttggaggcaggctcttttacctgctgagctatcttgtcagccctgtttgtttttaaagatattgtcttcctggcctggaactttgtagCTTGGCTGCCCCTGTACTTAtacacatcctcctgcctcagcctaccaagtgttaggattacaagcACGAACCAACACACACAAGTACAACAGAACCACACATTTAATAACAATGTCTTTCCACTGAATTTTCAGCCTGCCAAGGACATATAGACCAGATACTACTCAACTTTTGCCTTCCTTTCAATACCCTGTGGCTAGCACACTGACGGTGCTGAACTGTGTGTTGAATATGTACTTGCTGATACATTCAAAGTAGTTCTAGGAGTAGGCCCAgctcaaaaacaagacaacagaGACTCACTGGTTACATTTCCCGTATCACAGGTAAAAGAATTTTTTCAAGGAACCCACCACCAACTGCCCTCAATATCCTTtatctgagccaggcagtggtggcataagcctttaatcccagcacttgggaggcagaggcaggtggatttctgagtttgaggccaacctggtcaacagagtgagtgcCCAAACAGCTAAGGCTATANNNNNNNNNNNNNNNNNNNNNNNNNNNNNNNNNNNNNNNNNNNNNNNNNNNNNNNNNNNNNNNNNNNNNNNNNNNNNNNNNNNNNNNNNNNNNNNNNNNNNNNNNNNNNNNNNNNNNNNNNNNNNNNNNNNNNNNNNNNNNNNNNNNNNNNNNNNNNNNNNNNNNNNNNNNNNNNNNNNNNNNNNNNNNNNNNNNNNNNNNNNNNNNNNNNNNNNNNNNNNNNNNNNNNNNNNNNNNNNNNNNNNNNNNNNNNNNNNNNNNNNNNNNNNNNNNNNNNNNNNNNNNNNNNNNNNNNNNNNNNNNNNNNNNNNNNNNNNNNNNNNNNNNNNNNNNNNNNNNNNNNNNNNNNNNNNNNNNNNNNNNNNNNNNNNNNNNNNNNNNNNNNNNNNNNNNNNNNNNNNNNNNNNNNNNNNNNNNNNNNNNNNaaaaaaaaaaaaaaaaaaagaaaaagccaaaataaatcgtTACCAGACTGAATTACCTGCCTCTAGTTTTCCCTAAAATGTGTGGGCTGTCATTGAACAGGGTTACCTTAATGAGGGGTAGAGGAATGCCCGTGAGAGCAGAGGCATCCATAAATTTCTTGAGGTCCTGGTGCAGAAATTCAAAAACCAGATAGAGCTTATTTTCTGTGTGGATGACATCCAGCAGCCTGCAAGAGAAGGTCCAGGAAACGGGAGTTGAAGGAGAGAAATTCTGAGGCTAAGCAAGCAGAATTCATCTTGGTGATCATCTCTCAGACCAGACTTACTTGACGATATTAGGGTGATTAAGTTCCTTAAGGAGAGAGATCTCTCGGATGGCAGTACTGGGTACACCTTCAGTCTCACTTGGAGAGGTTGGGAAAACAGAGACAAGAATACGGTTACAAACATCATTCTCTCTGGGATATACAACCCCCAGCCCCCTtaggaaggcagacaggagaggtGCTGTCAGTAGTTAGGGTGTGGCTTTTAGACATATTTAAGGCCATTATTTCCTCTTTTTCCAGTGGAAGGTAAGAAGAGCCTCCAGGTGAatgaaaagcagaagaaaggTAATAGGGGAGTGGGATGAGAGTAGCTCCCGGCCTCCCCTGAGGGCCAGTGAATCTCAACTGCCATTCTTTTGAAAGAGGGTGAGGGTTCTAAGTACGGTGCTGGAGCAGTGAGGAGAGCTCTCCATTCAGAAAGGAACTTTTCTCTGGTTACCACATAACCAACTCCACTAACAGCCCTGGACCCCTCCTACCCCGGGCTCCCACCCCACAACTTTCTCTTCCCAAGTCTCTCGGCTTGCAGATTTGGGAGCACACCGGCTGGAGCACGGCAAGAAACTTTCCCCTGGATTCCAGCCCGGGACAGTCTCCTCCGGTAGAGCCTCCACCGTCGGCCAACCCACCGCTCGCTTCAcgcgtccctccctccctccccgctaCCTTCCGGTCCGGGGACGCTACCCGCCTGTTGGGgtagggggttgggagggggacAGCCAAAAGGTCCGGGCAAAGGAGTTCCGGCTCCGGAGGCCACTCACGTGTCGAGCCGGATCTTCTTAAGCGCCACAACTTCTCCCGTCAACTTGTTTTTGGCTTTGTACACCACTCCGTACGTGCCCTCTCCAATCTTCTCCACCTTTTGGAAGTTCTCCATGGAGCGCTAGTGAGGCGGCTCAGGCCCCCGGGAGCGGGGCCCGGGAACCCTGACGAAAGCGGGCCCGACACTCGGAGCGGAGGACCTGGGGGGCTCCGGGTGAGCACGGCAGCCCCAGCTCGGGATGGAACGCAAGGAGAGCTCAGCCCTTGACAATTTGTCCAACTTGAAACAATGTTGCCGCCTCCCCCACTGCTCCAGACGGCCATCCGAGACCCCGCCCCTCCTTCCCGCGTTTCCCTGGCTCCGCCCCCCGCCCTTCCGATTGGTTCACGTCACGAGGGCGGACCGGACCATCGCGCTCCCGCCTCAGAGGCCCCGCCCTGGGCGGGCGAGCCGCCGGGCGGCTGCACAACTTTCCCGCAGTTCCTGGTTTAGGCTCCGCAGGCCGGAACTGGTGGTGTTTCTGGTCTACGGATTTTCTTACCTTTCCCTCACAATTTTCACCACCCCTCGGGTGAGATTAAAATTCCACCTGGACAAGAGAgtctcttttaaaaagcaaaacctgggaatctttaaaagaaaaagataatgtattttattttaaatggtgtGTGGGTTTGCGTGTTAGCATGTAAGTTTTCACAGAAGCAGCAGGTGCCCTGGAGCTGAGGTTCTAGGCGGTCGTGAGCCTGACTTGGTTGCTGgagctgaactctggtcttctgcaagagcggcTTGCGCTCTTAACAGCGGTGCTGTTTCTCCAGCACTCCCGCCTGCTTTTTGGAAACATCTCATAATGCAGCCCTTGTTGGCTGGAATGCATTCAAAAGTCCAGGTTgtcttcgaactcacagagatccgttTGTCTCGGTCTCCATGTGGGGCACAAAATCgggtctctatctctctctctctctctctctctcccacacacacactccctccgACTCTCCTCCCTccgctttctttttctttttccgagacaaggtttctctgtgtaatcttggctgtcctggaactctgtagtccaggctggaaAATCGGGACTCTTATTGTAAAGGATTCTTTGGCTAGATAACAGAGTCGTTTCTCAGCCTAGCTTAATACTGTTTCACTGTTTGGGGGTTCATTGGCTGCCTGTGTTGTTTTATTGCTGGCAATCTACCCTCCCAGCCCCTTCTGGCTGCTTTTGGATAAAGGTGCTGTTTCTGTCTTAAGGATCTCTTGGTTTGACACAATTCTCTTCACTCTGTCTTGCTGAATTGTGACTATTAAGTATGTGAATTGAGGCTGCCCATCAGTGAACTCTTTCCAGAATGATAAGTGTGTGTGTCAGTGAATGTGACCTAGCGAAACCAGAAACTGTCATTGAGCTGTGGGATGAAATCAGTTCCggccctttccttcttcccaggtttcccctcctctggagggagaggaggaaggtcTATGCAAATGACCATCCCTTTCTATATAGGGGCTCTCTCCTACCCCCTGGTACCTTTGGCTGCTGGCAGGAGGACCACTATGGGTGTCCAGAGAAAGAGCTTCCTTCCCGTGCTTGTGCTGAGTGCTCTGCTGGCTGTGGGGGCCCTAGAaggtgagtgtgggtgggtggtcaGGAGCAGGTGCTATTAGCAATTGAACACCCGCTCTAGGTTTCCCCCTTCTAATCAGTCAAGTCAAAATACTTTAGGCTTGTCCTATTTGATTTTAGTGAagatatggttttgtttgttttttatttgttcaagACAAGGtccagtgtagcccaggctagcctcagattcaCTATGTACCCAAGGATGAACTCAAACTCCTGAtctacctcctaagtactgggattaaagatttaaACCACCGTTGTTCCCAGCTTTAGATGTGAACCTTAGGATCAAGCATAGAAGTATTCCTATCTGATGCAGGGGGCAGAAGGCATGGCACTAATTCTGAGGCTGCTTGGAGCATTCAGCTAAATAGGGGCTCCAAGGAGGTGACATGGTGGGGAGATCCTTTGGGTAATATCTTAAGTGCAGTGGTAGGAGATATAaagtagagagaaaaagaataggGTATTCAGTAAGCCCAAACTGACAGACCACCTCTGcatcaggggtgggggtggatggatGTGGTCCAGGCCTTATGTTCTAGCCCTGGGAGAGGTCTCAGAAGGGTCTCAGCTGAGCATCACATGAAAGAACTCTGGGGGATTGAGACCTCGTGAcaggagcaagaggagggagTTAAGGGTGGCGAGAGGGTCTGGAATGTCCCGTGCTGCTGAGGAGGGAGAGTGGGCAGTCAAAAAGAATGGTGCGTCTTATGACTGTGCTTGCTTCAGTGGTCAAGTGCTCCCTGAGATGAGCATAGACCACCCCCGCCCAGCAGAACCCTGGGCTTCCTGTGGACGTTAGAACTGGGTTAAGGACACTTCTCTGTgctgtaatatattatatatatatatatatatatatatatatatatatatacacatatatatatacatatatatatatgtatatatatatatatatatacatgcacattatATATATCTGGTTTCTTCACTTGTACTGTAATTTCCAggcctttgtttctcttttcttttcattacttttCTGAGATGATGTTTGCGATGTTCTGTTCATACCCACACATCTGAGGCCCTTAAGATACTCTGCTTGCATTTCACACACTgactttagtttttgtttgggggttgtcccaccaccaccaccatgtgagtctggggaacaaactcaggttgtcaggctgggCAGAAAGCCTCTTTACCCCATAAGCCACCTCACTTGCCCAAGATTTTCttctaaatacatattttagacAAAAACAGCAACCAAGAAGGATAGAGCGATAGAGCAAATGTGTCAAAACTTTGGTGAATTTTGGATTTGGGTGAAGGGATGTGGACATccattttattcctttcttttcagaCATCTGTTTTAGCTATGGTCTCCCAACGTAACCCCAGCTGGCCTCCAACAACTTGCagtgattttcctttcttcttcttcttcttcttcttcttcttcttcttcttcttcttcttcttcttcttcttcttcttcttcctcttcctcctcctcctcttcttcttcttctttttttttttttccagtcagggtttctctgtatagccctggctgtcctggaactcactttgtagaccagactggcctggaactcagaaacccacctgcctctgcctcctgagggctgggataaaggtgtgcaccaccacacccggctcttctTCTTTTtcggagtgctgggactacaaatGTGACACACTGTAcccaattaaattataataattatatctGCTTTGTCCCCCACCTCCAACCTGTACAGGCTTCTTctcattcctccctccttctctctctcctccctctttttctctctttctttctttctttctttctcttccttccttccttcctttcttcctctttcctttctttctttctttctctctttctttctttctttctttctttccttctttctttctttctttctttctttctttctttcttttcttcctttctctctttctcctccttctctctccctcctcctcattcccctcctcccttttctgagacagggctttgtAGGCGACACTGCtctggaacacactatgtagtCCATGCTGTCAAGCTCATGGTGTTCTATGCTGGTGACTCCTGAGTACATCATGCCCTGATGCCACAGTGGCCTTTccatcatgttaaaaaaaaaaaaaaaaggaaggatagGAGAGTTAGCTCCTCAGTGACTATTCTTGTAAAATACCCATGTTCaagccccagcacacacacatggcagctcacacacacatggcagctcacaactgtttgtaactccaacCTAGGAGATAAAACATTCTCTGCTGATCTCGGGGGTCACCAAGTGTGCGCtttggtgcacaggcatacatacagacaaaagactctctcacacacacacacacacaaacaataaaaaatattcttttctttttgtttgacagtgtttctctgtgtaaagattaaaggcatgcaccaccagcaTCCAGCaaaaatgaatattcttttaaaaattatctgagTGGGCCATGGTGgttggcctttaatcccagaactcaggaagtagaagcaggtaaatctctgagttcaagaccagcctggtctacagagctccaGAACAGtgagggatacagagaaaccctgtcgaaaaaaaaa harbors:
- the Cdk2 gene encoding cyclin-dependent kinase 2 isoform X2; protein product: MENFQKVEKIGEGTYGVVYKAKNKLTGEVVALKKIRLDTETEGVPSTAIREISLLKELNHPNIVKLLDVIHTENKLYLVFEFLHQDLKKFMDASALTGIPLPLIKSYLFQLLQGLAFCHSHRVLHRDLKPQNLLINAEGSIKLADFGLARAFGVPVRTYTHEVVTLWYRAPEILLGCKYYSTAVDIWSLGCIFAEMVTRRALFPGDSEIDQLFRIFRTLGTPDEVVWPGVTSMPDYKPSFPKWARQDFSKVVPPLDEDGRSLLSQMLHYDPNKRISAKAALAHPFFQDVTKPVPHLRL
- the Cdk2 gene encoding cyclin-dependent kinase 2 isoform X1; amino-acid sequence: MENFQKVEKIGEGTYGVVYKAKNKLTGEVVALKKIRLDTETEGVPSTAIREISLLKELNHPNIVKLLDVIHTENKLYLVFEFLHQDLKKFMDASALTGIPLPLIKSYLFQLLQGLAFCHSHRVLHRDLKPQNLLINAEGSIKLADFGLARAFGVPVRTYTHEVVTLWYRAPEILLGCKYYSTAVDIWSLGCIFAEMHLVCTQHHAKCCGEHRRNGRHSLCPLCSYLEVAASQGGGMTAVSAPHPVTRRALFPGDSEIDQLFRIFRTLGTPDEVVWPGVTSMPDYKPSFPKWARQDFSKVVPPLDEDGRSLLSQMLHYDPNKRISAKAALAHPFFQDVTKPVPHLRL